The segment TCGAGAAAGGCGAACAGCCACGGCGAGATGTCGGGACGCGGCAGGTTCCGGCTCGCCTGGCTTCGGCGGAGCGCGAGGTAATACTCCTCCCTGCGGGCGTGGATCGCCGCGTCGAGGGAGCCGTACGGCAAATACGCGTGCCCGCACCGGAGGAGCAGAAGGTTCGTGAGAAGGCGGCCCACCCGCCCGTTTCCGTCGGCGAAGGGCCGGATGGCGAGGAACTCCAGGAGGTACGCCGCGACGACGAGCAGGGGGTGGAACTCTCCGCCCGTAAGGCGCGAGGGGAGCCACCCGGCGAGGGTCTCCATCTGCGCGGGGATCAGGAGGGGGCCGGGGGGGCGAAGGGCGACCGGCTCCGACAGGAAGTCCCGATCGCTCCGTTCGCGAAGTCCGGCCGACTTGTACCTGCCCGCGCGGGCCCTTTCCTCGGGGAGTTGCCGGAACACCGCCGCGTGCAGGGCGAGGAGACCGTCTTCCGTCGGAGGCATCGAAGCGTGACCGGCGAAGACGGCTCGAAGCGCGTCGGCGACCCCGGAGGCCGCCCCCGGCCGATGATCCCCCGCGATCCGGCAGGAGGCCGCCGCGGACCGGAAGGCGACGGATTCCCGGACGCGCCGGAGGAGACGCGCCCCGGGCTTCGGGGCGCTTTCCCACCGTCCGCGGAACGCCTCGACCGCCGACAGGCGGCGGAGCAGGCCGTGGAGCGCTCCCGCCGGGATCCCCCGCAACCGGCCGTCGAACCGGTCCTTCAAGGACGCCTCTCCGTATCCGGATGCATATGCCCGATTATACCCGATTATGCCGACTTCGCTTGACCGACCGAACGGGACGGTTACATTGGAGGACGCGGCGGGGATCCCGGCGCAATTTTTCCACGAGGCGAAAAGGAGAAGAGCGATGGCGATGGTGGAACGCGTGGAGGCGATCTATCAGGACGTGGTGAAGCGGAACCCGGGCGAGGCCGAGTTCCACCAATCGGTCAAGGAGGTTCTCGAGTGCCTCGGGCCGGTCCTGGTGAAGTACCCCGACTTCACCGAGGCGAAGATCATCGAGCGGATCTGCGAACCGGAGCGGCAGACGATCTTCCGGGTGCCCTGGCAGGACGACCGCAACCAGGTGCAGATCAACCGCGGCTTCCGGGTGCAGTTCAACAGCGCCCTCGGACCGTACAAGGGGGGGCTCCGGTTCCACCCATCGGTCTACCTTGGGATCATCAAGTTCCTCGGGTTCGAGCAGATCTTCAAGAACTCCCTGACGGGGTTGCCGATCGGCGGCGCCAAGGGAGGGTCGGACTTCGACCCGAAGGGGAAGACGGACAACGAGGTGATGCGGTTCTGCCAGAGCTTCATGACGGAGCTGTGGCGGATCATCGGCGAGCACACGGACGTCCCCGCGGGCGACATCGGGGTGGGGGGCCGCGAGATCGGCTACCTGTTCGGGCATTACAAGCGCCTGACGAACAAGTTCGAGGCGGGCGTTCTCACCGGGAAGGGGCTGGTCTGGGGCGGAAGCCAGGTGCGCACCGAGGCGACCGGTTACGGCTGCACCTACTTCGTCGAGGAGATGCTGAAGGCGAAGAAGAACGGTTTCAAGGGGAAGAAGGTGGTCGTCTCCGGATCGGGGAACGTGGCGATCTACACGCTGGAGAAGGTCCACCAACTCGGCGGCAAGGTGATCGCGATGAGCGACAGCAACGGCGTGATCGTGGACGAGAAGGGGATGAACCTCGAGACGATCAAGCAGCTGAAGGAAGTGGAGCGACGCCGGATCAAGGATTACTGCGAATACCACCGCAACGCCAAGTACGTCCCGGGAGGAAACATCTGGGACGTGCCGTGCGATGTGGCGATGCCTTCCGCGACGCAGAACGAGATCACCGGGAAGGACGCGAAGAAGCTGGTGAAGAACGGCTGCATCGCCGTCGGCGAGGGGGCGAACATGCCGACGACGCCGGACGGCGTGCAGGTGTTCCTGTCCGGGGGCGTGCTCTTCGGACCCGCCAAGGCGGCCAACGCCGGTGGCGTGGCCACCTCGGCGCTCGAGATGCAGCAGAACGCGGCGCGCGCGTCGTGGGGGTTCGAGGAGACGGACGCGAAGCTCCAGCAGATCATGCGCAACGTCTACGATACCTGCTCCGAGGCGGCCGAGGAGTTCGGTTCCCCGGGGAATTTCGTGGTGGGCGCCAACATCGCCGGGTTCATCAAGGTGGCCCGCGCGATGATCGCGCACGGCCTCGTATAGCCGAATCGTTCGGAATCACGGCGGAACCGGCGGTGGGAGGGTGCCCCCTCCCACCGCCGGACTTCCCCCTTCCATCTCTCCCGCCCTGTCCGCCCGCCTCCCGCGGATTCGCGTTTCATCCCTTTCCCCAATGCGTATAATGGCGGCATACGACTGCCGACCCATGGGGTCCCGCACCATGAAGCACGTCGATCTGGTCCTTCTCCATCCGCCGAGCGTCTACGACTTCCGCGAACTCCCCATATTTCATGGTCCGATCAGCGACGTCATTCCCTCCTCTTCCATCTTCGAGAATTACCCGATCGGTTTCCTGACGCTGTCGGAATATCTCAGCAGGCACGGCATCACCGTCAGGATCGTCAACCTTGCCTTGAAGATGCTCGAGGATTTCTCGTTCGATCCGGAAAGTTTCGTCGCGAAACTTCATCCGGCCGCCTTCGGCATCGACCTCCACTGGCTTCCCCATGTGGACGGCAGTCTCCGCCTGGCGGAGGCGGTCAAACGGCGGCATCCCGACATCCCGGTGATCTTCGGCGGCCTGTCCGCGACCTATTACCATCAGGAGATCATGCGCGACTATCCCTCGGTCGATTTCATCGTCCGCGGCGATTCGACCGAGGAGCCCCTGCGGCTGCTCATGGAGACCATCAAGTCCGGCGGGGAGTACGGGACGGTGCCGAACCTTGTGTGGCGAAACGGGCAGGGGGATGTCACGGTGAACGCGTTATCCAACCGCCCCTCCGCTCTCGATTACGTGCACTTCGATTACTCGCATCCGATCAAAATGACCATGAAATACCATGATCCGTCAGGC is part of the Deltaproteobacteria bacterium genome and harbors:
- the gdhA gene encoding NADP-specific glutamate dehydrogenase, which encodes MAMVERVEAIYQDVVKRNPGEAEFHQSVKEVLECLGPVLVKYPDFTEAKIIERICEPERQTIFRVPWQDDRNQVQINRGFRVQFNSALGPYKGGLRFHPSVYLGIIKFLGFEQIFKNSLTGLPIGGAKGGSDFDPKGKTDNEVMRFCQSFMTELWRIIGEHTDVPAGDIGVGGREIGYLFGHYKRLTNKFEAGVLTGKGLVWGGSQVRTEATGYGCTYFVEEMLKAKKNGFKGKKVVVSGSGNVAIYTLEKVHQLGGKVIAMSDSNGVIVDEKGMNLETIKQLKEVERRRIKDYCEYHRNAKYVPGGNIWDVPCDVAMPSATQNEITGKDAKKLVKNGCIAVGEGANMPTTPDGVQVFLSGGVLFGPAKAANAGGVATSALEMQQNAARASWGFEETDAKLQQIMRNVYDTCSEAAEEFGSPGNFVVGANIAGFIKVARAMIAHGLV
- a CDS encoding Fic family protein, which codes for MKDRFDGRLRGIPAGALHGLLRRLSAVEAFRGRWESAPKPGARLLRRVRESVAFRSAAASCRIAGDHRPGAASGVADALRAVFAGHASMPPTEDGLLALHAAVFRQLPEERARAGRYKSAGLRERSDRDFLSEPVALRPPGPLLIPAQMETLAGWLPSRLTGGEFHPLLVVAAYLLEFLAIRPFADGNGRVGRLLTNLLLLRCGHAYLPYGSLDAAIHARREEYYLALRRSQASRNLPRPDISPWLFAFL